ACCTTCAGTGCTGATTTATTTTGCTAATACCAATGCTCTTGAAGCCTTTACACTAAGGCATTTAAACAAAATTCTTTTTTGTGGCGAAATCATGCCAAATAAACAACTCAACATTTGGCGTAAATACCTTTCTAGTACTTTATTTGCTAATCTTTATGGACCTACTGAAATTACCGATGTATGCTCTTTTTATATAATTGATAGACAATTTAGCGATGATGAGCTTTTA
The nucleotide sequence above comes from Campylobacter lari. Encoded proteins:
- a CDS encoding AMP-binding protein — encoded protein: PFYFDNSILDIFSSVKMGATLHILPNHLFAFPNKILEYLEQEKITTIFWVPSVLIYFANTNALEAFTLRHLNKILFCGEIMPNKQLNIWRKYLSSTLFANLYGPTEITDVCSFYIIDRQFSDDELL